One segment of Penaeus vannamei isolate JL-2024 chromosome 3, ASM4276789v1, whole genome shotgun sequence DNA contains the following:
- the LOC113828973 gene encoding uncharacterized protein isoform X2 yields the protein MAEDVSIQLDFSPISIDTQYLTLNHAINWLINLEWWEWLILLKIGFVFWVLNVTVILPSLYMQVLLYTDEMTPRRLQPSPPAVDEMARTLSLGQTRFSFMQRVWLHRRRCRGFSSGQQKQKRATDARMKAAAENVNPDHDPNARELNLPHFP from the exons ATGGCCGAGGATGTGTCCATTCAGCTGGACTTCAGCCCCATCAGCATCGACACGCAATACTTGACGCTGAACCATGCAATTAACTGGCTCATTAATCTGGAGTGGTGGGAATGGCTCATTCTTCTGAAGATTGGCTTCGTGTTCTGGGTCCTTAACGTCACTGTCATCCTGCCCTCGCTGTACATGCAG GTGCTGCTGTACACCGACGAGATGACGCCCCGCAGGCTGCAGCCATCTCCGCCTGCCGTCGACGAGATGGCCAGGACGCTTAGCCTCGGGCAGACCAGGTTCTCATTCATGCAGCGGGTATGGCTCCATCGACGGCGCTGCA GAGGATTCTCCTCTGGACAGCAGAAACAGAAGCGCGCGACGGACGCCCgaatgaaggcggcagctgagaACGTGAATCCAGATCATGATCCCAACGCCAGGGAATTgaatctccctcactttccttga
- the LOC113828973 gene encoding uncharacterized protein isoform X1 has translation MAEDVSIQLDFSPISIDTQYLTLNHAINWLINLEWWEWLILLKIGFVFWVLNVTVILPSLYMQVLLYTDEMTPRRLQPSPPAVDEMARTLSLGQTRFSFMQRGKGDRWDCSNHRGITLLSVPGKVLAHILLRRIRDHLLRHQRLEQSGFTPGGFSSGQQKQKRATDARMKAAAENVNPDHDPNARELNLPHFP, from the exons ATGGCCGAGGATGTGTCCATTCAGCTGGACTTCAGCCCCATCAGCATCGACACGCAATACTTGACGCTGAACCATGCAATTAACTGGCTCATTAATCTGGAGTGGTGGGAATGGCTCATTCTTCTGAAGATTGGCTTCGTGTTCTGGGTCCTTAACGTCACTGTCATCCTGCCCTCGCTGTACATGCAG GTGCTGCTGTACACCGACGAGATGACGCCCCGCAGGCTGCAGCCATCTCCGCCTGCCGTCGACGAGATGGCCAGGACGCTTAGCCTCGGGCAGACCAGGTTCTCATTCATGCAGCGG gggaagggggaccgctgggactgcagcaatcaccgaggcatcacactgctcagtgtaccaggcaaggttctcgcccacatccttctgagacgtatcagagaccatctactgaggcaccagagactggagcaatccggattcactcctg GAGGATTCTCCTCTGGACAGCAGAAACAGAAGCGCGCGACGGACGCCCgaatgaaggcggcagctgagaACGTGAATCCAGATCATGATCCCAACGCCAGGGAATTgaatctccctcactttccttga